A DNA window from Daucus carota subsp. sativus chromosome 3, DH1 v3.0, whole genome shotgun sequence contains the following coding sequences:
- the LOC108212424 gene encoding uncharacterized protein LOC108212424 — protein sequence MDKSWISKDRDSLEYEVGVESFLIFAKENAKNPNKIPCPCARCGNFKKHSVKIIRGYLYEKGFSLGYVDWIWHGEKCPTSESAPKSSFGSNLVEIPTSKNVDICEAAYVRSEYIDDSAEFSRFVADAEQPLYKGSDNIKLESMLKLHNWKSRFGISDSSFTDLLSSTGSLLPKDHVLPVNACEAKKTLNDLGLEYIKFHACPNDCVLYMGLNIDASECPKCHLSRWKVGKDGKPRINVLANAMWYFLIIPRFKRMFKSPATAELMSWHSNKRIQDGQMHHPADSASWRNVDYRWPEFGSESRNIRLALAADGINPHNNGLTNRYTCWPVVLVTYNLPPWLCMKRKFMMLTILVSGPHEPGNNIDVYLQPLIDDLKKLLEEGKQNVYDAYTKSYFTLRSVLMWTINDFPVYGNLSGCVNKGYMACPICGDDTVAKHLKFSRKICY from the coding sequence ATGGACAAGTCTTGGATTTCAAAAGATAGGGATTCTTTAGAATATGAAGTGGGGGTTGAATCTTTCTTGATATTTGCCAAAGAAAATGCTAAGAATCCTAATAAAATCCCTTGCCCCTGTGCACGTTGTGGGAATTTTAAGAAGCATTCTGTTAAAATAATTAGAGGTTATTTGTATGAAAAAGGATTTAGTTTGGGGTATGTTGATTGGATATGGCACGGAGAAAAGTGTCCAACTAGTGAGTCAGCACCAAAGTCTTCTTTTGGTAGTAATTTAGTCGAAATTCCTACATCCAAAAATGTTGACATATGTGAAGCAGCGTATGTGAGgagtgaatatattgatgattCTGCTGAGTTTAGTAGGTTTGTCGCTGATGCAGAACAACCGTTATACAAGGGTAGCGACAACATCAAATTAGAGTCGATGTTGAAATTACACAATTGGAAATCTAGGTTTGGCATAAGCGATAGTTCCTTCACCGATCTTCTTTCTTCTACAGGGTCTTTACTGCCTAAAGACCATGTGTTACCCGTGAATGCGTGTGAAGCGAAAAAAACCCTAAATGATTTAGGCCTCGAGTATATTAAGTTTCACGCGTGTCCAAATGATTGTGTACTGTACATGGGTTTAAATATTGATGCGTCGGAGTGCCCCAAGTGCCATCTGTCTCGTTGGAAGGTTGGAAAGGATGGTAAACCTAGGATTAATGTTCTAGCCAATGCAATGTGGTATTTTCTGATAATTCCTCGATTTAAAAGGATGTTTAAATCTCCTGCCACGGCTGAACTTATGAGTTGGCATTCGAACAAGCGAATTCAAGATGGCCAAATGCATCATCCAGCCGACTCTGCTTCTTGGAGGAATGTTGACTATAGGTGGCCTGAATTTGGTAGTGAGTCGAGAAACATTCGCTTAGCATTAGCTGCTGATGGAATAAACCCGCACAATAATGGCCTTACCAATAGGTACACTTGCTGGCCAGTAGTTTTAGTAACTTATAACCTTCCTCCATGGTTATGCatgaagaggaagtttatgATGCTAACTATACTAGTTTCAGGTCCACATGAACCGGGTAATAACATTGACGTGTATTTGCAACCATTGATTGACGATCTGAAAAAGCTTTTGGAAGAAGGTAAACAGAATGTATACGATGCGTATACAAAGTCTTATTTCACATTAAGATCTGTTCTAATGTGGACCATAAACGACTTTCCGGTGTATGGAAATTTGTCGGGCTGTGTGAATAAAGGTTATATGGCGTGTCCAATTTGTGGAGATGACACAGTAgctaaacatttaaaatttagcAGAAAAATTTGTTACTAA